The nucleotide sequence AATTTCATTCATAATTTCTGGAGCGATGCACAAAAAAATGCCGTGAAAGAGTTTGAACTAAAAAACAAAGATTTAACCGTAGCGAATTTATACAACAAACGTAAAAGCACCAATCACAACCGCTTGTCATTAAGGCAAATTACGTTTAAAGACACCGATTTGTTCACCGCTTTTTTCCCTATAATTTTAACAACGCCCGATGTGTGCTGTAACTTGTTTCAAGGTAAAAATTTTTATTTTGACAATGTGGTTTTTGATGAAGCATCGCAGTTAAAATTAGAAGACAACCTACCGGCGTTGCTCAAAGGAAAAAACATCATTGTGGCGGGTGACGAGCACCAAATGCCTCCTTCAAATTATTTTAGTAAAGTTTTTGACGGAAGTGTGGAAGACGAAGATGATGTGGAAGACGAAGAAGTGCTCACATTTAAAAATGCACTTTTAAACATTGAATCGCTATTAGATTTTGCTTTAGAAAACAATTTTCAAAAAAATCATTTAGATTTTCATTATCGATCCAAACATCCGCATTTAATTGATTTTTCAAATCATGCGTTTTACAATTCACGCTTGCGACCACTTCCGGCTTCAAAAAATGAAAAACCCATTGAATTTTATGAAGTGGGTGGCACATTTCACGAGCATATCAATGAAGAAGAAGCAGAAAAAGTACTGGAAATTTTAGAGGAAATTCAACCCAAAGCAAACGGTTTGTATCCATCGGTTGGAATTGCAACGTTTAATATTACTCAGCGAAATTTCATCCGCAGAAAAATCTTGCAAAAAATGAATGCACCAGAAAACAGCGCTTTTGCAGACAAAATAAATGCATTAGAAAAAGCGGGTTTCTTTATAAAAAATTTAGAAAATATTCAAGGAGATGAACGCGATGTAATCATTATATCAACCACTTACGGCAAGAAAAAAGACGGTAGATTTGTGCAAAGTTTTGGTCCTGTAAATCACACCAAAGGATACAAATTGCTCAATGTGATTGTGACCCGAGCAAAGGAAAAAATCTACATTTGTAATTCTATTCCTTCCGAATTTTACAGCAATTACAAAGATTTTTTAGCACAAGAAGGCGCCAATAACCGCCGCGCTGTTTTTTACACCTATTTAGCTTATTGCAAAGCTGTTAGCGAGGAAAACGAAACAGCCAGAAAAGATATTTTGGCTGAATTAGAAAAATACGGCAACAAACATTCTGAAATTCACCAAAAACCAGAAAACGAATTTAAAAAGCAAATTTTTCAATTGATTACGGAAAATTATCCAACTGTAAAAGCAACTTTAAATTATGATTTTGGCGGCTATGCAATTGATATCCTTTTACAGCCCGAAAACAAACCAGCAGTTGCAATTGAATGTATGAGCAAAGAAATTTATATGGAAAACTTGGCTTATTTGGAAGATATACACAAAGAGAAAATCCTTAAAAAATCAGGTTATGAATACATTCGTATTTGGAGTCACAATTGCTGGCAAAACTTGGATGCCGAATTTAAAAAGATCGCTCGTTTTTTATAAAATCCATTAACAAAAGTTTAGTGAAGATATCGCTTAAAATGCGTAATTTTGAAAAAAATAATCTCAATTGAAAAACGTTTTTTTAAACCTGCTTTTTATTTTGGTTTGCAGTCTGTCATTGCATGCACAAACAACCGAAACAAGTGGTAAAATTATACGACTTTTGGCAGCCGATTTTACCGATGTGAACGAATATGAAGTTCCCGGTGCCAAAATTCTTACAGGTAATGTTCAAATGCAGCACGACAGTATGTATATTTACTGCAATAAAGCCTATTTTTTTGAAAAAGAAAATTATGCAAAACTGTTTGGAAATGTACGAATTGTTCAAGACGACACTCTGCAATTGAACAGCAAATATGCCGAATATAATGGCATGCAAAAAATTGCGTATGCTTCGGGAAATGTGGTAATGACTTCCCCCGATTCGTCTTTAAAATCAGAAAAAGTATATTATGACCGAAACACGGGAATTGCCTATTACAACGACCACGCAACCATTACCAACAAACAAAATACCTTAAAATCGAAAACCGGAAAATACTACACGCGGGAATTAAAATATGAGTTTAGAACGCAAGTGGTGATTACCAATCCTGAAAATGTGGTGAAATCGAACCATTTAGACTATTACGAAGATTCGGGTCATGCCTATTTGTTTGGTCCTTCCACGATTGATAATAAAGGAAATCATATCTACACCGAAAATGGTTTTTACGACACCCGATTAAACGAAGGAAAAATGATTGAAAAATCGTTTATTCTTTATGACAACAAGCGTATTGAAGCTGATGAAATGTTTTATGATGAAAAACGTTCGTATGCCAAAGGAATCAATAATGTAAAAGTTACCGATACTATTAACAACACTGTTGCAACAAGCCATTTTGCTGAAGTTTTTCGGGCAAACGATTCACTTTACATGACTAAAAAACCCCTCATAACCTATTATACGCCAAAAGATACCACCTATTTTCATGCAAAAAATTTACAAATTGTGGGACCTGATAAACAACGTGTGATAAAAGGTTATCCCAATGCACGCATGTATCGCACACCCGACATGAGCGGAAAAGCAGATTCATTGCATTACGATCAAAAAATTGGACTTTTGCAATTAATTCGAAAACCTGTTTTATTCAATGGTGAAAGTCAGTTAACCGGCGATGTGATTCATTTGATAAACAATGTGCAAACCGAAAAATTAGATTCCTTAAAAGTATTAAACAATGCCTTTGTGATTCAGAAAGATACCTTAGGATCAGGCTATAACCAGGCCAAAGGAATTAATATGTATGGAAAATTTATCGATGATAAAATTCGGCAGATTGATTTGGTTCAAAATGCAGAAATGATTTATTATGTATATGATGAGCAAGTTTTGAAAGGAATTGATAAAGGCATTTGTAGCAAAATTGTTTTAGAATTAGAAGAAAACAAAATCACAACTGCCACCCGAATGATTAATCCGGAAGGAACCACTTACCCACCCGAGCAATTTCCAGAGAATGCTCGAAAATTAGCAGGTTTTAATTGGCGGGGCGATGAACGAATGTACAGCGTAGATGCACTCTTTAGCGAGGAAGAATTGAAGCACGACGATAAAGCCGAGCAAGAAATTAAACAGAACGAAAAAATAAGCGAAAAACCTATGGAAATTCAAGAAAAAACCTTGAATTTTAAGCGAAAAGCAAAAGCACCAAATGTGATTAAAAACCGAAAGGAATAAATGAAGCAAGATTTTTTTAAGTACCAAGCACAAACTACTGAGCATCCGCTAGCACTAGAAATTAGCAGTGCCAAAGGCAGTTACATTTATACCACCGATGGCAAAAAGCATTTAGATTTTGTTGCCGGTGTATCGGCTTGCACCTTAGGACATCAGCATCCGCGTGTGGTTCAAGCAATAAAAAACCAAGTAGATCACTATTTACATGTGATGGTTTATGGCGAATATATTCAAAAACCTGCAGTTGATTTTTGCAAACTGTTAGCAGCACAGCTTCCCGCATCGCTCAACAAAACCTATTTGGTCAATTCAGGAACCGAAGCTATTGAAGGCGCGTTAAAATTGGCAAAACGTGCCACCGGCAGAACACAGATTATATCGTGCAACAATGCCTATCACGGCAATACACAAGGTGCGATGAGTATCTTGGGCAACGAAGAACGCAAAAGAGCTTTCCGCCCGCTGCTGCCCCATGTAGATTTCATCACCTTTAATAACGAAGCCGATTTAAAACAAATCACCAACCAAACGGCTGCAGTGGTTTTAGAAACCATTCAAGGAAGCGCCGGATTCATCACTCCAGAAAATGATTATTTAGCAAAGGTGCGAAAACGCTGTGACGAAACCGGAACTTTACTAATTTTAGACGAAATTCAACCGGGATTTGGTAGAACAGGCAAACTGTTTGGTTTTCAAAACTATAACATCATACCCGACATTGTAGTTATGGGCAAAGGAATGGGCGGCGGCATGCCCGTGGGTGCATTCACAGCCAATGAAAAACTTATGGATTTATTGGCGAGCGATCCTAAATGTGGGCATATTACCACTTTTGGCGGACACCCTGTCATTGCGGCAGCCTGCTTGGCAACGCTGCAAGAGTTGCTTGAAACCGATTTAATGGCCCAAACTTTAGTGAAAGAACAATTGTTCCGAAGCTTATTAAAACACCCACTAATCACCGAAATTCACGGAAAAGGATTAATGTTGGCACCCATGACACCCTCTGAAGAAATCACCAATCGCGTAATTTTAAAATGCAAAGACAAAGGTTTGGTATTATTTTGGTTGATGTTTGAAGGAAAAGCCATCCGCATCACACCACCGTTAACCATTTCTGAAGAAGAAATTAAAGAAGGTTGTGCGTTGCTATTGGATGCGTTAAACGAAGTTCAAGCCGAACTTTGTTAATTAAAATGTTAATAATATAGTTTTTAAAAGCAAAAAAAATGCATAAAATGAACTATATTTAATAAAAAGAAAGGTCGATTATGTTTACAAACGACGAAGAAGATTTTTTTAGAATGTCTATTTCAAAATTCGAGAATATGCTTAAAACAAATAAAGTTTGTTTTTTCGATTCAGAAGAATTTGAAAACATTATACTGCACTATTTAGATTCAGGGAAAGTAAACCTTTCTAAAAAGGCACTAAAGCTGGGTTTGGAGCAGCATCCCAACTCTATCGGACTGAAATTGGTTCAGGTAGAGCTTTTGGTTTTTGAAGATAAATTAGACAAAGCCGAAAAACTGCTTAACGAGATACAAGCTATTGATCCTCGAAATGATGAAGTGTATATTCAACGAGCAACCATTTTTTCAAAACAAGGTAGCCATCAAAAGGCCATTGAATGTTTAAACATTGCTTTGCAATATACAGATGATTTTGCCGATGTGTATTCGCTTTTGGGAATGGAATATTTATATATCGATGAAATTGTACAAGCAAAAGACGCATTTATAAAATGCTTGGAACAC is from Paenimyroides aestuarii and encodes:
- a CDS encoding OstA-like protein; translated protein: MKNVFLNLLFILVCSLSLHAQTTETSGKIIRLLAADFTDVNEYEVPGAKILTGNVQMQHDSMYIYCNKAYFFEKENYAKLFGNVRIVQDDTLQLNSKYAEYNGMQKIAYASGNVVMTSPDSSLKSEKVYYDRNTGIAYYNDHATITNKQNTLKSKTGKYYTRELKYEFRTQVVITNPENVVKSNHLDYYEDSGHAYLFGPSTIDNKGNHIYTENGFYDTRLNEGKMIEKSFILYDNKRIEADEMFYDEKRSYAKGINNVKVTDTINNTVATSHFAEVFRANDSLYMTKKPLITYYTPKDTTYFHAKNLQIVGPDKQRVIKGYPNARMYRTPDMSGKADSLHYDQKIGLLQLIRKPVLFNGESQLTGDVIHLINNVQTEKLDSLKVLNNAFVIQKDTLGSGYNQAKGINMYGKFIDDKIRQIDLVQNAEMIYYVYDEQVLKGIDKGICSKIVLELEENKITTATRMINPEGTTYPPEQFPENARKLAGFNWRGDERMYSVDALFSEEELKHDDKAEQEIKQNEKISEKPMEIQEKTLNFKRKAKAPNVIKNRKE
- a CDS encoding aspartate aminotransferase family protein — protein: MKQDFFKYQAQTTEHPLALEISSAKGSYIYTTDGKKHLDFVAGVSACTLGHQHPRVVQAIKNQVDHYLHVMVYGEYIQKPAVDFCKLLAAQLPASLNKTYLVNSGTEAIEGALKLAKRATGRTQIISCNNAYHGNTQGAMSILGNEERKRAFRPLLPHVDFITFNNEADLKQITNQTAAVVLETIQGSAGFITPENDYLAKVRKRCDETGTLLILDEIQPGFGRTGKLFGFQNYNIIPDIVVMGKGMGGGMPVGAFTANEKLMDLLASDPKCGHITTFGGHPVIAAACLATLQELLETDLMAQTLVKEQLFRSLLKHPLITEIHGKGLMLAPMTPSEEITNRVILKCKDKGLVLFWLMFEGKAIRITPPLTISEEEIKEGCALLLDALNEVQAELC